The genomic interval CGCCGATCGCCTCTCGGACGCGGTGCTCGTCCTCGGGGATCGCGCGCGTCAGGTGTCGGTGCCGGCGTACCGCATCGCCAGCACGGCGGCCCAGGTCGACAAGAAGATCCGCACCGCCCTCAGCCCGGTGACGACGCACTACGGCGCCGGGGCGCGCAAAGCGAAGGCGACGTTGAAGCGGAAGAAACAAGCGTCGGAATGACCGCTCCGTAGTCGACGGCGCGTTCGGCCGCACCGCGAGGGTACCTCCCCATGCTCGGGCAGTACCCTCGTGTGCTTCCGTGGGAATGAGACGATACCTCCGGAGAGCCTCCGGGTACGTAGGCGGGAACCCGCGGGTACCGTGGGGGGAATCGCGCGGTACGTGGGGGGGTACCCGAGGGTACCCGGGAGGTACCCCAGGGTACCCCCCGAGGTACCCGCAGGTACCCCGGTCGCACGCGAGCACGAGGCGTGGCGCGGCTCGCGGTGCGGGAGACGCGGTCGCCGCTTGGACCGGCGATAGCGCGAGCACGAAGCTCGAACGACACGAGCCCCGAGGCGCGTGGCCAGCGGGGCTCTTTCGACGTGTCACGAACCGCGCGCTGCGGTCAGGAGTAGTCTTTCTCCTGGCGCTCCTGGTCTTCTTTGCAGCGGATGCAGAGCGTCGTCTCGGGGCGCGCCTCGAGGCGCTTCACGCCGATCTCTTCTTCGCACGACTCGCACGTGCCGAAGGAGCCTTCTTCGACCTTGCGGAGGGCCTTCTCGATTTTGTCGAGGAAGACCTTCTCGCGGCCACGGAGGCGGAACGTGAAGCTCTGGAGGTACTCGCTCGAGGCGAGGTCCATCTCGTCGGGGAGGTCGTTCGAGTCGAGCGACATGTCCTCCTCGAGGGTCTGCTTCGCCTTCTTCACGATCTCGTCGCGCTTTTCCTCGAGCAGGGTCTTGAACTTCTTGAGCTGTTGCTTGTTCATTGCCGAACGGTTCCCTTTCGATGATTCGCGCCTCGTGGCCCCTCTCCAAGGGGTGCCTCGCGAGGAGATCGCCCCGCCATTCGGGGGCGCAAGACGGTAAGCATGTCCGGAAAGCTCGTCAACGGCCCTCTTTTCGCGCGTGTATCTACCGGCAACCATGAGGTTTCTCGGCGCGCCCCGCCCGCGGACGGCAAACGGACGCTCCTCGGCGTCGACGAGAACGGCCTCGGGCCCCTGCTCGGCCCCCTCGTCGTCACCGCGGCCCGCGCGCGCGCCACCGAGAGCGGCGCGGCGTTCGCGGCCAAAAAGGCACGCGGGGCCCGAAAAACCCGCCTCGGGGACTCGAAGGGGCTCGTGGCCTTCGGAGAGAGCGCGCTCGGCGAGGCGTGGGCCCGCGCGCTCGCCCGACGCGCCGGAGAGGATCCCGCGTCTCCCGAAGAGCTCTTCCGTAGCCTCTCGGTGCGCTCGCCCGACGAGCTCCGGGCCCCCTGCCCGCGCGCCCACAGGGACCTCTGTTTTCGCGACGGCGACCGGTTCCAAGCCGACGAGGACCTCGTGCGCACGTGCACGAAGGACATCGACGCCCTCGCCAAGAAGGGCCTCGAGCTCATGGCGGTGCGCACCGTCGTCGTGTGCAACCGGCGCCTCAACGAGGCGGCCGCGCGCGGTATCTCGCGTTTCCAGGTCGACCTCGAGGCCATGGAAGATCTCGTCTTGGACGCACACGAGGCCACGCGTGAGCCCGTCCTGGCGACGCTCGGGCGCGTCGGCGGGTACACGTTCTATGGCGAAAAATTCAGGCGCCTCGCGGCGTACCCGTTCGAGACGGTGGCCGAAGCACCGCGCGCGAGCACGTACGATTTCGGCCCGCTCGGGGAGCTCTCGTTCGCCCAGGACGCGGACGCCTCGCACCTGCTCGTGGGCCTCGCGTCGCTCGTCGGAAAGTGGGTTCGTGATCTCGCTACGGCCCGGATCACGTCGTACTTGCGCGCGCACGACGCGACCCTCCCCGACGCGAGCGGGTACCACGATCCGGTCACGCGCCGCTTCGTCGAGGGCACGAAGGCGCTGCGTGTGCGCCTTCGTGTGGAAGATGCCTGTTTCCTCCGCGCCTCGACCAAGAGCTCGCCGTCGGGGGCTCCCAAAGGTCGTGGCACGAAGACCTGAAGGCTACTTTTTGGCCGAGGCCGAAGGTGCCGCCGACGGAGCGACCGCCGGGACCGCGTCGATGACGGCCTTCACCTTGGCGATGGCGTCTTCTTTCGTGACGCGCGCGCCCTGCTGTTTGTCGGCGCCCGCGGCCTTGAGCAGGTACTCCTCGTCTCCCACGCCGACGAGCGCGGAGCCCTTCCTCGCGACGAGCACCTCGATCTTGGGGCCGCCACCCTCACCCGGATTCACGACGTGCACGGCCTCGTCGCCGACGCCCGACACGGGGATCGAGCCAGGGCGACCCTTCAAGGTCTTGAGGATGTCTTTGGCCTGGGCTTCGTCGCCGGGCGCCATGGCGATCGTGCGCCAGCGCTTGTCCCCGTTTTTGTAGAAGCCGACGGCCGTCGCGCCGACGTTCTTCCAACCGAACGGCTCCTTCGGGAAGAACTGCACGCCGTTCGGGATGAGGTCCGCGGCGGGCAGGAGGCGCGCGCTCGGGGGCTTGCCGGCCTCCTCGGGGAGCTTCGCGGCGATCGCCTTGCCGATGGCGGAGAGGGCCGCGTCGCTCGAGGCCTTGAGCTGCGCCGGGGTCTCGCGATCGTTGTTGTACTGGAGCTCCACGAGGGCGTTGCCTCGCCACACGTAGGCGCGACCCGTGCCGATGGCGCCCGCGCCGCCGGTCTGCGCGCCCTTCGGGGCGACCTCGAGCACACGCGGGGTCGACGGATCGGCGGGATCTCCCGCGACGAGGCGCATCGTGTAGAGACCGAACGCGCCCGCCACGTCCGCGAACTGCGAGAGCACCACGTCGACCGTGGCGCCCTTTCCGCCCCCGTCGACGTACCGGAACGAGACGACGCGCTTCAGGCCATAGCGCTTGTACACCTCGCACTCGCCGTCGAACGCGGTCGTGCAGACCTCGTCCATCGAGTACTTGCCCTTCTCGCCGTAGGTGCGCGTCTCGCCCTGGGGATCGACGCAGTACGAGCCTTCGGTGCGCGGGAAGAACGCGGCAGTCACGGGGTCTTTGACCTCGCCGCCGCCGGACGTGCACGCCGACGCCGCGGGCGAAGCCGACCCCGACTCGAGCGGGGTCGCCGAGGGGAGCTGCGGGGGAGCGTCGCCCTTGGGCGGGTCCTTCGAGCACGCGAGCGAGAGGGAGGCCGCGAAGGCGAGAGTGAGACCGGGAAGCATGGCGCGTCGTGCGATCATGCGCCCCCTTTAGCCGAAGACCCCGAGACCGGAAAAAACCACGGGCGGCCCCTTCGCCGATTTCGGTGGTCCGCGACGGGGACCACGCACATATTTCATAGACAATCCCCGGGATTGACCTCCTTGCGGGGTAGGCAGGCTGCCTACATCGTAAAAATGTGGTGCTGGGAAGGTGCGCTCCAGGTACGGCCCTTGCTACGCTTCCAACGGTGCAACCGCTCTTCCCGAACCGCCGCCGTTCTCGCCGCTCCGAGCGAGGCCTCACGCTCATCGAGCTGATGGTCGTGGTGGTGATCATCGCCATCTTGGCCGTCATCGCGCTGCCGGGCCTGCTCGGCAACACGAAGGACCTCGCCGTCTACCAGGCCGCGCAACGCGTGGCGGAGCTCGTTCAGGGCGGGCGATCACGAGCCCTCGCCACCGGGTCGGCGCACGCGATCGTGTTCTCGACGAACGGCGCGGGCACGTTGGGCACGCTGCCGGGCAAGTTCGCGGTCCAGCAGGGCGTGCGCGAGATCCCCGCGGTGGCTCCGGCAGGTCCCACGCGCGTGCCGGTGAGCTCGTGCCGCACGGCGGGGGCGTTCGCCATGAACGTGGCCGCGACCACGCCGACCAGCACCGTGGTGGCGCCCATGGTGAGCCCCGTGAACGAGACCCTCGTGTTCGCGAACGACGAGCGCCTCATCGACTACAACATCCGCGTCACCACCATCACCGGCGTCGAGGCCGGCACGGCGGGCGTCGGCGGCGAGATGTGGGTCTGCTACACGCCCACGGGCCGCGCGTACATCGCGAGCAGCGCGGGCGGGCTCCCGGCCTCCCAGCCTTTGCTCTCGCCGGTCATGATCAACATCCAGCGCTTCGACGGAGCGACCCCGGCGGGCCTCGTTCGTAGCGTCGTCATCACCCCTGGCAGCGCTCCGCGCATCTTCTCCCGATGAAGCTCCACCGCATGTCTCACCGTTCGAGGTCGCGCGGCTACACCGCCATCGAGGTGCTCGTCGCGCTCACCCTGTTCGCCGTCGGCACGGCGGGCGTGCTGAGCCTCCAGCGTGCGTCGATCGTCGGCTCGTCCGACGCGCGTCGCAACGACGTGGCCACGGCCGTGGGCGCCGAGTGGATCGAGCGCCTCCGCCAGGACTCGCTCGCGTGGACGCTCCCGAGCTCCCAGAACTCGGCGGTCTCGAACCACGCCACCGCCACGAAGCTCCTCGGCGTCGTCGTCGATGGGCCTGCGGGCACGTCCGACGCGGGCGCCGACACCCCGTGGGTGACCGCCGCGCTCCCGGGTGATGCCACGACGCTCCTCGACCGCGGCTCGCCCGCGTACGACCTCGTGGGGCGCCCCCTGCAGATGGGAGAGGTCGCGACCGAAGGCTCGTTCTGCGTGCAGTACCGCCTCCAGTGGGTCGTCTCGCAGAACCTCGGCGCGGTCAACTTCCAGGCCGGCTTGATGCGCGCCGAAGTGCGTGTGCTCTACATGGCCTCGGGCGGCCGCATCGGCTGCACCGCCGGCACCGGCGACCCGACGGTCCCTGCCGGTTTCCCCAATGGTTTCCGTTCGATCCACTTTACGACCATGCTGAGGTCGAACCCCACATGACGCCCCTCCGAACGTCGTCCTCGGCGCGGCGCGCGCGGCCCCGGAGCCGCGGCTTCACGCTCATCGAGCTGCTCGTGTCGCTCGTGGCCGGGCTCATCGTCGCCCTCGCGGTGGTCTCGCTCTCGAAGAGCGTGGCCAACCAATTCTACGACGAGGTCCGCGCCAACGCCGCCGAGACGAGCATCCGCCTCGCGGGCCAGCGCCTCCGCGCCGACATCTCGCGCGCCGGGCTCATGACGACGGGCAACATCGTCGCCGATCCGCGCGCCTCGCGCACGCCCGCGGGCAACGCGGCCAAGGGCAACGCGAACCTCCAGCAGCTCTCGGGCATCCGCATCGTCACCGGGGGCAGCCTCGTCCCGCCGACGGGCCTCGGCCTCACCGGCGGCGCGCCCGTCCCCGGCGATCTCACGACGCTCTCGGGGGTGCAGAACCCTCCGCTCAACCCCGACTCGTTCGCCATCTACGGCAACCTCACGAGCGGCGACGAGTACTTCGGGAGCGTCGACCCGAGCGCGCCCGGCGGGTGCGGCGGCAAGGCCGTTCGCCTGAACCTCGACGACCCGTCCCTCCTCCGCATCTTGCGCGACCCCGCGGGCGTCTTCTTGCCGGCCGCGCAGGCTCAGGCGGCGCTCACGCAGGTGTTCGTGCCCATCGCCGGGTCGACGTTCTACGCCCGAGTGACCGACACGAAGGGCTACTACCACTACGCGACCACCTGCGCCGCGAACCCGGTCACGTGGGACGGCGTCACCGCGTACGTGTACCTCCAGAACGCCAACGCCACGCTCACCTCCATGGAGACGGGCTCGCAGTTCGGTGGGGTCGACGGCTTCGAGACGATCAGCGTGTCGCCCATCCAGGGCGCCTACTGGTTCGTGGGGCGAGTTCTCACGGGTGGCATCCACTCGGCGGCGGCGCGCGCCCTCTACGAGAACAACGCGAACGCCGCCCTCTCGGCCGCGAAGTTCGACCTTTATCGCGCGTGGATCGACGCCAGCGGCACGATCCTCAACGACAGCGCGGAGGTCGTCGCCGAGTACGCCGTCGACCTGAAGCTCGGCTTCACGGTGGACGATCCGACGCAGCTCGACACGTCGGTCACCAAGATGAAAGTCCTCGGGTTCGGCTCGGCCATCGCCGACCGCAACGAGTACGCGAACCGCGACCTGACCGTGGCCGCCGCGGCCGCCGTTCGGGGAACCATCGGCCCGCACCGCATCCGCTCGGTGCGCTACCGCCTCGCGACCCGCACGGCCATGGCGGACCGTGACACCGCCCTGCCGCCTCCTCCCGGGAGCGACTTTCTCTACCGATACCGCGTGCACCCCGCGAACCCGCTCTTCGCCCGCGCCCGTGTCACGCAGGGCGAGGTCGCGCTCGTGAACCAGGCAAGGATGGGATACTAATGCGAAATCACTCACGAATTCGCGGACCCATGGTCGAGCGGGCGCGCCGTCGCCGGCGGTCGCGGGGCGCCGTGGTGTTCATCGTCGCCTCCACCCTCGCGCTCCTCGCGCTCATGGGCGTCTACGCCATCAGCGGGTCGGCGGCCGAGGTGCGATCGAGCGGTTACGTGCGCCAGGCCGCGCAGGCCCACTACCTGTCGGAGTACGCGATGGCCGCCACGGCGAGCTACGTGAACGCGACGAACGCCGACTTCATCGTGAGCTCGAGGTTGCTCGGCGCCGCGACGGGCCCGTTCCCCCCCACCCACGACTGCGTGTCGGTCCCGACCTACACGACCCCCTCGAACCTGTCGCGCGCGTGCGTCCGCTTCAACCAAGAAGACTTCGAGCGCACCTACGCCGGCCGCCCGCTCCTCACGGACAAGAGCCTCGGGCTCCCGGGCAAGAGCCTCATGCAGGGGCGCGTCTTCGCCGAGTTCTCGAACCCGACGCTCACGCAGCCGCCGCCCGGGTTCGATCTCGCCCTCGGTCTCGCGTTCGCGCGCGTGACCGTCACCACCGGCGGCGACGTTCGCCCTGCCGGAAACGATGGCGCGAGGACCCTCGAGATGGGTCGCGCCCGCATGATCGTCGGACCGGTTCGCCGGAACTAGTCGCACAATGAGCGAGGTCTCTTCCATGGTGAGTCGTCTCTCCGCAGCCCCTGTCCCCCGCCCCCGCGCCCGAACGCGGAGCCGTGCGTCCGTCGTCTCGAGCGGCCTCGCGCTGCTCGCGGCCGGCGTCGCGGCGTTCGTGCCCTGCCGAGCCTCGGCGCAGGGCAAGTCGCCGTTCCAAGCGCCGCCTCCGAACGTGCTCCTCCTCGTCGACACCTCGGGGTCGATGGAGCGCATGCCGGACGGGTCGCTCCCCGTGTGCACACCGGGTGTGGCCGGAGGGAGCCCGAACCGCTGGGCCTCGGTCATGCAGGGGCTCACGGGCTCGGTGCAGCCATTTTATAGCTGCGGCGTCATGCGGCGCGACGGCACCCCGGCAGGGCCGGGCGAGATGGATCGCTCCGCGTTCTTGAACGCGTACTGGAAGACCTCGCTCCACGGGACGCTCGACCCCGCGGCCATCTACGACGACGGCTACGGCATCCCGCACCACGTCCCGCTCGCCGGTA from Myxococcales bacterium carries:
- a CDS encoding prepilin-type N-terminal cleavage/methylation domain-containing protein: MQPLFPNRRRSRRSERGLTLIELMVVVVIIAILAVIALPGLLGNTKDLAVYQAAQRVAELVQGGRSRALATGSAHAIVFSTNGAGTLGTLPGKFAVQQGVREIPAVAPAGPTRVPVSSCRTAGAFAMNVAATTPTSTVVAPMVSPVNETLVFANDERLIDYNIRVTTITGVEAGTAGVGGEMWVCYTPTGRAYIASSAGGLPASQPLLSPVMINIQRFDGATPAGLVRSVVITPGSAPRIFSR
- a CDS encoding TraR/DksA C4-type zinc finger protein, translating into MNKQQLKKFKTLLEEKRDEIVKKAKQTLEEDMSLDSNDLPDEMDLASSEYLQSFTFRLRGREKVFLDKIEKALRKVEEGSFGTCESCEEEIGVKRLEARPETTLCIRCKEDQERQEKDYS
- a CDS encoding prepilin-type N-terminal cleavage/methylation domain-containing protein; protein product: MSHRSRSRGYTAIEVLVALTLFAVGTAGVLSLQRASIVGSSDARRNDVATAVGAEWIERLRQDSLAWTLPSSQNSAVSNHATATKLLGVVVDGPAGTSDAGADTPWVTAALPGDATTLLDRGSPAYDLVGRPLQMGEVATEGSFCVQYRLQWVVSQNLGAVNFQAGLMRAEVRVLYMASGGRIGCTAGTGDPTVPAGFPNGFRSIHFTTMLRSNPT
- a CDS encoding type II secretion system protein; its protein translation is MTPLRTSSSARRARPRSRGFTLIELLVSLVAGLIVALAVVSLSKSVANQFYDEVRANAAETSIRLAGQRLRADISRAGLMTTGNIVADPRASRTPAGNAAKGNANLQQLSGIRIVTGGSLVPPTGLGLTGGAPVPGDLTTLSGVQNPPLNPDSFAIYGNLTSGDEYFGSVDPSAPGGCGGKAVRLNLDDPSLLRILRDPAGVFLPAAQAQAALTQVFVPIAGSTFYARVTDTKGYYHYATTCAANPVTWDGVTAYVYLQNANATLTSMETGSQFGGVDGFETISVSPIQGAYWFVGRVLTGGIHSAAARALYENNANAALSAAKFDLYRAWIDASGTILNDSAEVVAEYAVDLKLGFTVDDPTQLDTSVTKMKVLGFGSAIADRNEYANRDLTVAAAAAVRGTIGPHRIRSVRYRLATRTAMADRDTALPPPPGSDFLYRYRVHPANPLFARARVTQGEVALVNQARMGY